A genomic window from Amia ocellicauda isolate fAmiCal2 chromosome 15, fAmiCal2.hap1, whole genome shotgun sequence includes:
- the lrp6 gene encoding low-density lipoprotein receptor-related protein 6 isoform X2, translated as MGAVLRSLLLCSFCSLIRGTPLLLYANRRDLRLVDAAHGKGNATVVVSGLEDAAAVDFVYSRGLIYWSDVSEEAIKRIVFNQTGSVQNVVVSGLVSPDGLACDWLGSKLYWTDSETNRIEVSNLDGSLRKVLFWQDLDQPRAITLDPSRGYMYWTDWGEVPKIERAGMDGTSRSIIIANNIYWPNGLTLDYNEQKLYWADAKYNFIHRSNLDGNLREVVVKGALPHPFALTLFDDTLYWTDWNTHSIHSCNKVTGEDRREVHTNIFSPMDIHVFNQRRQPDSFTNPCEGNGGCSHLCLMSPVEPFHQCACPTGVQLLDDGKTCKDGATELLLLARRTDLRRISLDTPDFTDIVLNLEDIRHAIAIDYDPVDGHIYWTDDEVHAIRRSYLDGSGSQFVVTSQVNHPDGIAVDWIARNLYWTDTGTDRIEVTRLNGTMRKILISEDLDEPRAIVLDPMSGYMYWTDWGEIPKIERAALDGTDRLVMVNTSLGWPNGLALDYAESKIYWGDAKTDKIEVINMDGTGRMVLVEDKLPHIFGFTLLGDFIYWTDWQRRSIERVHKRTAEREIIIDQLPDLMGLKATNVHQIMGTNPCADDNGGCSHLCLYKPQGVQCACPIGLELISDMSTCIVPEAFLLFSRHTDIRRISLETNNNNVAIPLTGVKEASALDFDVTDNRIYWTDITLKTISRAFMNGSALEHVVEFGLDYPEGMAVDWLGKNLYWADTGTNRIEVAKLDGQHRQVLVWKDLDSPRALALDPAEGFMYWTEWGGKPKIDRAAMDGTGRITLVPNVGRANGLTIDYAERRLYWTDLDTTLIESSNMLGQEREVIADDLPHPFGLTQYQDYIYWTDWSQRSIERANKTSGQNRTIIQGHLDYVMDILVFHSSRQGGWNACASTNGHCSHLCLAVPISSFVCGCPAHYSLNSDNKTCSAPTSFLLFSQKTAINRMVIDEQQSPDIILPIHSLRNVRAIDYDPLDKHLYWIDSKQNSIRRAQEDGNQSMTVVSSIVGNQNLGLQPYDLSIDIYSRFIYWTNEITNVINVTRTDGRRVGVVLRGDQDKPRAIVVNPERGYMYFTNLQDRSPKIERAALDGTEREMLFFTGLGKPVALAIDNELGKLFWVDSDLRRIESSDLSGANRIVIEDSNILQPVGLTVFGNHLYWIDRQQQMIERIDKVTREGRTKIQARITSLSDIHAVSQLDMKEYRKHPCTLDNGGCSHICIVKGDGTTRCSCPVHLVLLQDELSCGEPPTCSPEQFSCSSGDVDCIPQAWRCDGYPECDDSSDEEDCPVCSDTEFQCNSRQCVDIILRCNGEINCQDKSDENDCEVRCPVDQFSCSNGQCIGKHKKCDQNTDCSNNSDELGCYPTEEPSPQSTNTIGSIIGVILALFIVGAMYFVCQRVLCPHMKDDGETMTNDFVVHGASSVPLGYVPHPNSLSGSLPGMSRGKSVMSSLSIMGGSSGPPYDRAHVTGASSSSSSSTKGTYFPPILNPPPSPATERSHYTMEFGYSSNSPSTHRSYRPYSYRHFAPPTTPCSTDVCDSDYTPSRRIIPAAKGYTSDLNYDSEPIPPPPTPRSQYLSAEENYESCPPSPYTERSYSHHLYPPPPSPCTDSS; from the exons GTACATGTACTGGACTGACTGGGGAGAAGTACCCAAGATTGAGCGAGCTGGCATGGATGGTACGAGCCGATCAATCATTATAGCCAACAATATTTACTGGCCCAATGGACTAACGCTAGACTACAATGAGCAGAAACTGTACTGGGCAGATGCAAAATACAACTTCATCCACCGATCCAACCTCGATGGGAATTTAAG GGAAGTGGTAGTGAAAGGCGCTCTCCCTCACCCCTTTGCCTTGACGCTCTTCGATGACACGCTGTACTGGACCGACTGGAACACGCACTCCATCCACTCCTGTAACAAGGTTACTGGAGAGGACCGCAGAGAGGTCCACACGAACATCTTCTCCCCCATGGACATCCACGTCTTCAACCAGAGAAGACAGCCAGACT catttaccAATCCGTGTGAGGGCAATGGCGGGTGTTCCCACCTGTGTCTGATGTCTCCTGTGGAGCCCTTTCACCAGTGTGCCTGTCCAACGGGGGTGCAACTGCTGGACGACGGCAAGACCTGCAAGGACG GTGCCACGGAGTTGCTCCTGCTCGCCCGCCGCACCGACCTGAGGCGGATCTCTCTAGACACCCCGGACTTCACTGATATCGTGCTGAACCTGGAAGACATCCGTCACGCTATCGCCATCGACTACGACCCCGTGGACGGCCACATCTACTGGACCGACGATGAGGTGCACGCCATTCGCAGATCCTACCTGGATGGCAGTGGGAGTCAGTTTGTGGTGACGTCGCAAGTCAACCACCCCGACGGCATCGCGGTGGACTGGATCGCCAGAAACTTGTACTGGACTGACACGGGCACCGACCGCATCGAGGTGACGCGGCTCAATGGCACCATGCGCAAAATCCTCATCTCCGAAGACCTGGACGAGCCTCGTGCCATAGTTCTGGATCCCATGTCTGG atATATGTACTGGACGGACTGGGGAGAAATTCCTAAGATTGAGCGTGCAGCGCTGGATGGAACTGACAGACTGGTGATGGTCAATACGTCTCTTGGCTGGCCAAATGGACTGGCACTGGACTATGCTGAAAGCAAGATTTACTGGGGAGATGCCAAGACCGACAAGATTGAG GTAATTAACATGGACGGCACGGGGCGTATGGTCCTGGTGGAGGACAAGCTGCCGCACATCTTTGGGTTCACGCTGCTCGGGGACTTCATCTACTGGACGGACTGGCAGCGGCGGAGCATCGAGCGCGTGCACAAGCGCACTGCCGAACGAGAGATCATCATCGATCAGCTGCCCGACCTCATGGGCCTCAAGGCCACCAACGTGCACCAGATCATGG GTACGAATCCCTGTGCTGATGATAATGGGGGTTGCAGCCATCTCTGCCTGTACAAGCCCCAAGGTGTGCAGTGTGCCTGTCCCATCGGCCTGGAGCTCATCAGTGACATGAGCACCTGCATTGTCCCTGAAGCCTTCCTGTTGTTCTCGAGACACACTGACATCCGACGCATCTCCTTggaaaccaacaacaacaatgtggCCATCCCCCTCACGGGTGTGAAAGAGGCCTCAGCCCTGGACTTTGATGTCACTGACAATCGCATCTACTGGACAGACATCACACTGAAG ACCATCAGCCGGGCCTTCATGAATGGCAGCGCATTGGAACATGTGGTGGAGTTTGGTCTGGACTACCCAGAGGGCATGGCAGTGGACTGGCTGGGGAAAAACCTGTACTGGGCAGATACTGGCACCAACCGCATAGAGGTGGCCAAGCTGGACGGACAGCACCGCCAGGTCCTGGTGTGGAAGGACTTAGACAGCCCCAGGGCTCTGGCTCTGGATCCAGCAGAGGG ctTCATGTACTGGACTGAGTGGGGTGGCAAACCCAAGATTGACCGCGCAGCTATGGATGGAACCGGGCGCATCACACTAGTGCCCAACGTGGGCCGAGCAAATGGCCTAACTATTGACTACGCTGAACGGAGGCTCTACTGGACCGATCTGGACACCACTCTCATAGAGTCCTCTAACATGCTCG GCCAGGAGCGCGAAGTCATCGCGGACGACCTGCCCCACCCGTTCGGCCTGACGCAGTACCAGGACTATATCTACTGGACCGACTGGAGCCAGCGCAGCATCGAGAGGGCCAACAAGACCAGTGGGCAGAACCGCACCATCATCCAGGGCCACCTGGACTATGTCATGGACATCCTGGTGTTCCACTCGTCCCGGCAGGGCGGCTGGAACGCCTGCGCCTCCACCAACGGCCACTGCTCCCACCTGTGCCTCGCTGTGCCCATTAGCAGCTTCGTGTGCGGCTGCCCGGCGCACTACTCGCTCAACTCCGACAACAAGACCTGTAGTG CCCCGACATCCTTCCTCCTCTTCAGTCAGAAAACTGCCATCAACCGAATGGTGATAGATGAGCAGCAGAGTCCTGACATCATCCTGCCCATCCACAGCCTGCGAAACGTGCGTGCCATCGACTATGACCCCCTGGACAAGCACCTCTACTGGATAGACTCGAAACAGAACTCTATCCGCAGAGCGCAGGAGGATGGCAATCAG AGTATGACCGTGGTGTCCAGCATCGTGGGCAACCAGAACCTCGGTCTGCAGCCCTACGACCTGAGCATCGACATCTACAGCCGCTTCATCTACTGGACCAACGAGATTACCAACGTCATTAACGTCACACGCACGGATGGCCGGAGGGTGGGTGTGGTGCTGCGGGGTGATCAGGACAAGCCCAGAGCCATCGTGGTCAACCCAGAGAGAGG GTACATGTACTTCACAAACCTGCAGGACAGGTCCCCCAAGATTGAGCGTGCGGCACTGGACGGCACTGAAAGGGAGATGCTGTTCTTCACTGGCCTTGGGAAGCCCGTCGCCCTGGCCATCGACAACGAGCTGGGCAAGCTGTTCTGGGTGGACTCGGACCTGCGCCGCATTGAGAGCAGCGACCTCTCGG GTGCCAATCGAATTGTCATAGAGGACTCGAACATCCTGCAGCCTGTGGGACTGACGGTGTTTGGAAACCACCTGTACTGGATCGACCGGCAGCAGCAGATGATCGAGAGGATCGACAAAGTCACCCGGGAGGGGCGCACCAAGATCCAAGCTCGGATCACCTCTCTGAGCGACATCCACGCCGTCAGCCAGCTGGACATGAAGGAGTACA ggAAGCATCCTTGCACTTTGGACAACGGAGGCTGCTCACACATCTGCATAGTGAAAGGTGACGGCACCAcgcgctgctcctgcccggtgCATCTGGTGCTGCTGCAGGACGAGCTCTCTTGTGGAG AGCCCCCGACGTGCTCCCCGGAGCAGTTCTCCTGCTCCTCGGGGGACGTGGACTGCATCCCCCAGGCCTGGCGCTGCGACGGGTACCCGGAGTGCGACGACAGCAGCGACGAGGAGGACTGCCCGGTCTGCTCGGACACGGAGTTCCAGTGCAACAGCCGCCAGTGCGTGGACATCATCCTGCGCTGCAATGGAGAGATCAACTGCCAGGACAAGTCGGACGAGAACGACTGCGAAG TTCGTTGTCCAGTTGACCAGTTCAGCTGCTCCAATGGACAGTGCATTGGAAAACACAAGAAGTGTGACCAGAACACAGACTGCTCGAATAACTCGGATGAGCTCGGCTGCT ATCCCACGGAGGAGCCGTCGCCGCAGTCCACCAACACCATCGGCTCCATCATCGGGGTGATCCTGGCGCTCTTCATTGTGGGAGCCATGTACTTCGTATGCCAGCGGGTGCTGTGTCCACACATGAAGGACGACGGAGAGACGATGACCAACGACTTTGTGGTCCACGGAGCCTCTTCTGTGCCTCTCGGATACGTGCCACACCCAAACTCCCTGTCCGGGTCGCTGCCAG GAATGTCGCGAGGGAAGTCGGTGATGAGCTCTCTGAGTATCATGGGGGGCAGCAGCGGACCTCCCTACGACCGTGCCCACGTCaccggcgcctcgtccagcagCTCCTCCAGCACCAAAGGCACTTACTTCCCACCG ATCCTGAACCCGCCTCCTTCCCCCGCCACCGAGCGCTCACACTACACCATGGAGTTCGGCTACTCCTCCAACAGCCCCTCGACACACCGCTCCTACAG GCCGTACAGTTACCGACACTTCGCCCCGCCCACCACGCCGTGCAGCACCGATGTGTGCGACAGCGACTACACGCCCAGCCGGCGCATCATCCCCGCGGCCAAGGGCTACACCAGCGACCTCAACTACGACTCTGAGCCCATCCCCCCGCCTCCCACCCCCCGCAGCCAGTACCTGTCTGCGGAGGAGAACTATGAGAGCTGCCCGCCCTCGCCCTACACGGAGCGCAGTTACTCCCACCACCTGTACCCCCCGCCGCCCTCGCCCTGTACAGACTCCTCCTGA
- the lrp6 gene encoding low-density lipoprotein receptor-related protein 6 isoform X1: protein MGAVLRSLLLCSFCSLIRGTPLLLYANRRDLRLVDAAHGKGNATVVVSGLEDAAAVDFVYSRGLIYWSDVSEEAIKRIVFNQTGSVQNVVVSGLVSPDGLACDWLGSKLYWTDSETNRIEVSNLDGSLRKVLFWQDLDQPRAITLDPSRGYMYWTDWGEVPKIERAGMDGTSRSIIIANNIYWPNGLTLDYNEQKLYWADAKYNFIHRSNLDGNLREVVVKGALPHPFALTLFDDTLYWTDWNTHSIHSCNKVTGEDRREVHTNIFSPMDIHVFNQRRQPDSFTNPCEGNGGCSHLCLMSPVEPFHQCACPTGVQLLDDGKTCKDGATELLLLARRTDLRRISLDTPDFTDIVLNLEDIRHAIAIDYDPVDGHIYWTDDEVHAIRRSYLDGSGSQFVVTSQVNHPDGIAVDWIARNLYWTDTGTDRIEVTRLNGTMRKILISEDLDEPRAIVLDPMSGYMYWTDWGEIPKIERAALDGTDRLVMVNTSLGWPNGLALDYAESKIYWGDAKTDKIEVINMDGTGRMVLVEDKLPHIFGFTLLGDFIYWTDWQRRSIERVHKRTAEREIIIDQLPDLMGLKATNVHQIMGTNPCADDNGGCSHLCLYKPQGVQCACPIGLELISDMSTCIVPEAFLLFSRHTDIRRISLETNNNNVAIPLTGVKEASALDFDVTDNRIYWTDITLKTISRAFMNGSALEHVVEFGLDYPEGMAVDWLGKNLYWADTGTNRIEVAKLDGQHRQVLVWKDLDSPRALALDPAEGFMYWTEWGGKPKIDRAAMDGTGRITLVPNVGRANGLTIDYAERRLYWTDLDTTLIESSNMLGQEREVIADDLPHPFGLTQYQDYIYWTDWSQRSIERANKTSGQNRTIIQGHLDYVMDILVFHSSRQGGWNACASTNGHCSHLCLAVPISSFVCGCPAHYSLNSDNKTCSAPTSFLLFSQKTAINRMVIDEQQSPDIILPIHSLRNVRAIDYDPLDKHLYWIDSKQNSIRRAQEDGNQSMTVVSSIVGNQNLGLQPYDLSIDIYSRFIYWTNEITNVINVTRTDGRRVGVVLRGDQDKPRAIVVNPERGYMYFTNLQDRSPKIERAALDGTEREMLFFTGLGKPVALAIDNELGKLFWVDSDLRRIESSDLSGANRIVIEDSNILQPVGLTVFGNHLYWIDRQQQMIERIDKVTREGRTKIQARITSLSDIHAVSQLDMKEYRKHPCTLDNGGCSHICIVKGDGTTRCSCPVHLVLLQDELSCGEPPTCSPEQFSCSSGDVDCIPQAWRCDGYPECDDSSDEEDCPVCSDTEFQCNSRQCVDIILRCNGEINCQDKSDENDCEVRCPVDQFSCSNGQCIGKHKKCDQNTDCSNNSDELGCYPTEEPSPQSTNTIGSIIGVILALFIVGAMYFVCQRVLCPHMKDDGETMTNDFVVHGASSVPLGYVPHPNSLSGSLPGMSRGKSVMSSLSIMGGSSGPPYDRAHVTGASSSSSSSTKGTYFPPILNPPPSPATERSHYTMEFGYSSNSPSTHRSYSYRPYSYRHFAPPTTPCSTDVCDSDYTPSRRIIPAAKGYTSDLNYDSEPIPPPPTPRSQYLSAEENYESCPPSPYTERSYSHHLYPPPPSPCTDSS from the exons GTACATGTACTGGACTGACTGGGGAGAAGTACCCAAGATTGAGCGAGCTGGCATGGATGGTACGAGCCGATCAATCATTATAGCCAACAATATTTACTGGCCCAATGGACTAACGCTAGACTACAATGAGCAGAAACTGTACTGGGCAGATGCAAAATACAACTTCATCCACCGATCCAACCTCGATGGGAATTTAAG GGAAGTGGTAGTGAAAGGCGCTCTCCCTCACCCCTTTGCCTTGACGCTCTTCGATGACACGCTGTACTGGACCGACTGGAACACGCACTCCATCCACTCCTGTAACAAGGTTACTGGAGAGGACCGCAGAGAGGTCCACACGAACATCTTCTCCCCCATGGACATCCACGTCTTCAACCAGAGAAGACAGCCAGACT catttaccAATCCGTGTGAGGGCAATGGCGGGTGTTCCCACCTGTGTCTGATGTCTCCTGTGGAGCCCTTTCACCAGTGTGCCTGTCCAACGGGGGTGCAACTGCTGGACGACGGCAAGACCTGCAAGGACG GTGCCACGGAGTTGCTCCTGCTCGCCCGCCGCACCGACCTGAGGCGGATCTCTCTAGACACCCCGGACTTCACTGATATCGTGCTGAACCTGGAAGACATCCGTCACGCTATCGCCATCGACTACGACCCCGTGGACGGCCACATCTACTGGACCGACGATGAGGTGCACGCCATTCGCAGATCCTACCTGGATGGCAGTGGGAGTCAGTTTGTGGTGACGTCGCAAGTCAACCACCCCGACGGCATCGCGGTGGACTGGATCGCCAGAAACTTGTACTGGACTGACACGGGCACCGACCGCATCGAGGTGACGCGGCTCAATGGCACCATGCGCAAAATCCTCATCTCCGAAGACCTGGACGAGCCTCGTGCCATAGTTCTGGATCCCATGTCTGG atATATGTACTGGACGGACTGGGGAGAAATTCCTAAGATTGAGCGTGCAGCGCTGGATGGAACTGACAGACTGGTGATGGTCAATACGTCTCTTGGCTGGCCAAATGGACTGGCACTGGACTATGCTGAAAGCAAGATTTACTGGGGAGATGCCAAGACCGACAAGATTGAG GTAATTAACATGGACGGCACGGGGCGTATGGTCCTGGTGGAGGACAAGCTGCCGCACATCTTTGGGTTCACGCTGCTCGGGGACTTCATCTACTGGACGGACTGGCAGCGGCGGAGCATCGAGCGCGTGCACAAGCGCACTGCCGAACGAGAGATCATCATCGATCAGCTGCCCGACCTCATGGGCCTCAAGGCCACCAACGTGCACCAGATCATGG GTACGAATCCCTGTGCTGATGATAATGGGGGTTGCAGCCATCTCTGCCTGTACAAGCCCCAAGGTGTGCAGTGTGCCTGTCCCATCGGCCTGGAGCTCATCAGTGACATGAGCACCTGCATTGTCCCTGAAGCCTTCCTGTTGTTCTCGAGACACACTGACATCCGACGCATCTCCTTggaaaccaacaacaacaatgtggCCATCCCCCTCACGGGTGTGAAAGAGGCCTCAGCCCTGGACTTTGATGTCACTGACAATCGCATCTACTGGACAGACATCACACTGAAG ACCATCAGCCGGGCCTTCATGAATGGCAGCGCATTGGAACATGTGGTGGAGTTTGGTCTGGACTACCCAGAGGGCATGGCAGTGGACTGGCTGGGGAAAAACCTGTACTGGGCAGATACTGGCACCAACCGCATAGAGGTGGCCAAGCTGGACGGACAGCACCGCCAGGTCCTGGTGTGGAAGGACTTAGACAGCCCCAGGGCTCTGGCTCTGGATCCAGCAGAGGG ctTCATGTACTGGACTGAGTGGGGTGGCAAACCCAAGATTGACCGCGCAGCTATGGATGGAACCGGGCGCATCACACTAGTGCCCAACGTGGGCCGAGCAAATGGCCTAACTATTGACTACGCTGAACGGAGGCTCTACTGGACCGATCTGGACACCACTCTCATAGAGTCCTCTAACATGCTCG GCCAGGAGCGCGAAGTCATCGCGGACGACCTGCCCCACCCGTTCGGCCTGACGCAGTACCAGGACTATATCTACTGGACCGACTGGAGCCAGCGCAGCATCGAGAGGGCCAACAAGACCAGTGGGCAGAACCGCACCATCATCCAGGGCCACCTGGACTATGTCATGGACATCCTGGTGTTCCACTCGTCCCGGCAGGGCGGCTGGAACGCCTGCGCCTCCACCAACGGCCACTGCTCCCACCTGTGCCTCGCTGTGCCCATTAGCAGCTTCGTGTGCGGCTGCCCGGCGCACTACTCGCTCAACTCCGACAACAAGACCTGTAGTG CCCCGACATCCTTCCTCCTCTTCAGTCAGAAAACTGCCATCAACCGAATGGTGATAGATGAGCAGCAGAGTCCTGACATCATCCTGCCCATCCACAGCCTGCGAAACGTGCGTGCCATCGACTATGACCCCCTGGACAAGCACCTCTACTGGATAGACTCGAAACAGAACTCTATCCGCAGAGCGCAGGAGGATGGCAATCAG AGTATGACCGTGGTGTCCAGCATCGTGGGCAACCAGAACCTCGGTCTGCAGCCCTACGACCTGAGCATCGACATCTACAGCCGCTTCATCTACTGGACCAACGAGATTACCAACGTCATTAACGTCACACGCACGGATGGCCGGAGGGTGGGTGTGGTGCTGCGGGGTGATCAGGACAAGCCCAGAGCCATCGTGGTCAACCCAGAGAGAGG GTACATGTACTTCACAAACCTGCAGGACAGGTCCCCCAAGATTGAGCGTGCGGCACTGGACGGCACTGAAAGGGAGATGCTGTTCTTCACTGGCCTTGGGAAGCCCGTCGCCCTGGCCATCGACAACGAGCTGGGCAAGCTGTTCTGGGTGGACTCGGACCTGCGCCGCATTGAGAGCAGCGACCTCTCGG GTGCCAATCGAATTGTCATAGAGGACTCGAACATCCTGCAGCCTGTGGGACTGACGGTGTTTGGAAACCACCTGTACTGGATCGACCGGCAGCAGCAGATGATCGAGAGGATCGACAAAGTCACCCGGGAGGGGCGCACCAAGATCCAAGCTCGGATCACCTCTCTGAGCGACATCCACGCCGTCAGCCAGCTGGACATGAAGGAGTACA ggAAGCATCCTTGCACTTTGGACAACGGAGGCTGCTCACACATCTGCATAGTGAAAGGTGACGGCACCAcgcgctgctcctgcccggtgCATCTGGTGCTGCTGCAGGACGAGCTCTCTTGTGGAG AGCCCCCGACGTGCTCCCCGGAGCAGTTCTCCTGCTCCTCGGGGGACGTGGACTGCATCCCCCAGGCCTGGCGCTGCGACGGGTACCCGGAGTGCGACGACAGCAGCGACGAGGAGGACTGCCCGGTCTGCTCGGACACGGAGTTCCAGTGCAACAGCCGCCAGTGCGTGGACATCATCCTGCGCTGCAATGGAGAGATCAACTGCCAGGACAAGTCGGACGAGAACGACTGCGAAG TTCGTTGTCCAGTTGACCAGTTCAGCTGCTCCAATGGACAGTGCATTGGAAAACACAAGAAGTGTGACCAGAACACAGACTGCTCGAATAACTCGGATGAGCTCGGCTGCT ATCCCACGGAGGAGCCGTCGCCGCAGTCCACCAACACCATCGGCTCCATCATCGGGGTGATCCTGGCGCTCTTCATTGTGGGAGCCATGTACTTCGTATGCCAGCGGGTGCTGTGTCCACACATGAAGGACGACGGAGAGACGATGACCAACGACTTTGTGGTCCACGGAGCCTCTTCTGTGCCTCTCGGATACGTGCCACACCCAAACTCCCTGTCCGGGTCGCTGCCAG GAATGTCGCGAGGGAAGTCGGTGATGAGCTCTCTGAGTATCATGGGGGGCAGCAGCGGACCTCCCTACGACCGTGCCCACGTCaccggcgcctcgtccagcagCTCCTCCAGCACCAAAGGCACTTACTTCCCACCG ATCCTGAACCCGCCTCCTTCCCCCGCCACCGAGCGCTCACACTACACCATGGAGTTCGGCTACTCCTCCAACAGCCCCTCGACACACCGCTCCTACAG CTACAGGCCGTACAGTTACCGACACTTCGCCCCGCCCACCACGCCGTGCAGCACCGATGTGTGCGACAGCGACTACACGCCCAGCCGGCGCATCATCCCCGCGGCCAAGGGCTACACCAGCGACCTCAACTACGACTCTGAGCCCATCCCCCCGCCTCCCACCCCCCGCAGCCAGTACCTGTCTGCGGAGGAGAACTATGAGAGCTGCCCGCCCTCGCCCTACACGGAGCGCAGTTACTCCCACCACCTGTACCCCCCGCCGCCCTCGCCCTGTACAGACTCCTCCTGA